A window of Choristoneura fumiferana chromosome 8, NRCan_CFum_1, whole genome shotgun sequence contains these coding sequences:
- the Fife gene encoding regulating synaptic membrane exocytosis protein fife isoform X2 — MLPTNVYSFMKKMVTTEDAASAVPGQIEAPGTFAGKLRQTLSSSLLNAQDKVTKLGPRQPEPAAEPAPAPPPAQPPPPATTAKTEREAGKAPSRAGACRVCLKALKPGEVFHTCSGCQHRVCEDCSSYSKPADNEDAKKWHCSVCRRKAAPRLPPSAQDSTDSLLDVPMLDALQRRHSEARLGGGASSTALAPPRSPELRRHSDVSPASLKELEKGGGTATPATESRRPSTVTPARRRSVRAPTARQRSVDDDKQDSPAHAPSLGAPPPMSRRASAVDVVGGAGAGSRRGSYRAEDTSESTPSLGLAVDEDRPIRRRGSQLPDIAALQQRTGALSAMAALSRTSDPSEPPSAAAVAAAAAAAAAARQMSVDAEAIKIVIHDVDDSSPRRVSLRRDPNDKGHRSRGFGMRVVGGKPDASGRREAVIVWTVPGGPADLAGLQQGDKVLEWGGVPLTERSFEEVCAVLERGGDSVELLVEPAPPQDDTAAPATHSSQHHHALYEPETDKSPSSPTRRKLPKTPEQERAERAARERPPARAQLQVWFEGEMRKLVVVLIAADDLPPRDHTLGYGDEPEAFARIRLLPSLESCPPVETDPASASCSPVWNATLGFSGLNADLLAGRALELTLWDACPGIDPVLIGECTMDIEKAFEQERAVWWTLEERGGTRSANASPRGSLTGARALRRGDFASQRSISDDVDSIGECASLLHPDHAWVGGSRRGSSQSETLEVEVYQLGKDFSRSLPGSRRSSFQQAEKEAAEGGSGAPASRRGERRRSSCVRRDPDDILRSLRAVKGELGRTLSLSGSTARRTATGRKGSMWAAVPAACEALGADEDAVPLGPGQLPPRNAALPPLHAEINISMIMIKGQLELEISHARRVYGVNGEVPDSYVKCYLRDGDKWLHKRKTRVVRRTTEPHFKQTLKYQANEALGRTLVVMLWQRCGGFEHNLALGGAEITLDKLTLPQRTYGWYPLFPATSLAADESPD; from the exons GGAAGCGGGCAAGGCACCGTCGCGGGCGGGCGCCTGCCGCGTGTGTCTCAAGGCGCTGAAGCCAGGCGAGGTGTTCCATACCTGCAGCGGCTGCCAGCACCGCGTCTGCGAGGACTGCTCCTCCTACTCCAAGCCCGCTGACAACGAGGATGCG aaaaaatggCACTGTTCGGTGTGCCGACGCAAGGCGGCGCCGCGGCTGCCGCCGTCCGCGCAGGACAGCACGGACTCCCTGCTGGACGTGCCGATGCTGGACGCGCTGCAGCGGCGCCACTCGGAGGCGCGGCTCGGCGGCGGCGCCAGCAGCACGGCGCTCGCGCCGCCGCGCTCGCCAGAGCTGCGCCGCCACTCCGACGTCTCGCCCGCCTCGCTCAAGGAACTTGAAAAG GGCGGCGGCACGGCAACGCCGGCCACCGAGTCTCGCCGCCCGAGCACGGTCACGCCGGCGCGGCGCCGCTCGGTGCGCGCGCCCACCGCGCGGCAGCGCTCCGTCGACGACGACAAGCAGGACTCGCCGGCGCATGCGCCCTCACTCGGCGCGCCGCCACCCATGTCCCGGCG AGCGTCAGCAGTAGACGTGGTgggcggcgcaggcgcagggTCGCGGCGCGGCTCGTACCGCGCGGAGGACACGTCCGAGTCCACCCCCTCCCTCGGCCTGGCTGTGGACGAGGACCGGCCCATACGCCGCCGCGGCAGCCAGCT CCCCGACATAGCAGCACTACAACAAAGAACCGGAGCGCTGAGCGCGATGGCCGCTCTATCCCGCACCTCGGACCCGAGCGAACCACCATCGGCAGCGGCAGTggccgcggccgccgccgccgccgccgccgctcgaCAGATGTCGGTCGACGCTGAGGCTATCAAAATTGTCATACACGACGTGGACGACAGCTCGCCGAGGCGAGTCTCGTTACGTCGCGACCCCAATGATAAGGGACACCGAT CTCGAGGATTCGGTATGCGCGTCGTTGGCGGGAAACCGGACGCCAGTGGGCGTCGAGAGGCCGTTATCGTGTGGACAGTCCCCGGCGGGCCCGCCGACCTGGCCGGCTTGCAACAAGGAGATAAG GTGTTAGAATGGGGCGGAGTGCCTCTTACAGAGCGAAGCTTCGAGGAAGTTTGCGCGGTGTTGGAGCGCGGCGGTGACAGCGTCGAGCTGCTAGTCGAGCCCGCGCCGCCGCAGGACGACACGGCCGCGCCCGCTACGCATTCCAGTCAGCACCACCATGCCCTATACG AACCGGAAACCGACAAATCACCATCGTCGCCGACCCGAAGGAAATTGCCGAAAACCCCG GAGCAGGAGCGTGCGGAGCGTGCGGCGCGCGAGCggccgccggcgcgcgcgcagctgcaGGTGTGGTTCGAGGGCGAGATGCGCAAGCTCGTGGTGGTGCTCATCGCCGCCGACGACCTGCCGCCGCGCGACCACACGCTCGGATACGGGGACGAGCCTGAGGCGTTCGCTAGAATACGCCTCTTACCATCGCT CGAGTCGTGCCCCCCGGTGGAGACCGACCCGGCGTCCGCGTCGTGCAGCCCCGTGTGGAACGCCACGCTCGGGTTCAGCGGCCTGAACGCCGATCTCTTGGCGGGCCGCGCGCTCGAGCTCACGCTGTGGGACGCATGCCCTGGCATCGATCCTGTGCTCATTGGGGAATGCACT ATGGACATCGAGAAGGCCTTCGAGCAAGAGCGCGCGGTGTGGTGGACGCTGGAAGAGCGCGGCGGCACGCGCTCCGCCAACGCGTCCCCGCGCGGCTCTCTCACAGGTGCGCGCGCGCTGCGACGCGGCGACTTTGCCTCGCAACGCTCTATATCAG ATGATGTAGATTCAATCGGCGAGTGCGCGTCGCTCCTGCACCCTGATCACGCATGGGTGGGAGGCTCCCGACGCGGGTCTTCGCAGTCTGAGACCCTTGAGGTGGAGGTCTACCAGCTCGGCAAGGACTTCTCACGCTCGCTGCCTGGCTCGCGACGGTCCTCGTTCCAGCAAGCCGAGAAGG AAGCGGCGGAAGGCGGGAGCGGTGCGCCCGCGTcgcggcgcggcgagcggcgGCGCTCGTCGTGCGTGCGCCGCGACCCGGACGACATCCTGCGCTCGCTGCGCGCCGTCAAGGGCGAGCTGGGCCGCACGCTGTCGCTGTCCGGCTCTACCGCCCGGC GCACGGCGACGGGGCGCAAGGGCAGCATGTGGGCGGCGGTGCCGGCGGCGTGCGAGGCGCTGGGCGCCGACGAGGACGCCGTGCCGCTCGGCCCGGGCCAGCTGCCGCCGAGGAACGCCGCGCTGCCGCCGCTACACGCCGAGATCAACATCAGCATGATCATGATAAAAGGACAGCTTGAGCTTGAG ATATCTCACGCGCGGCGCGTGTACGGCGTAAACGGCGAGGTGCCGGACTCTTACGTCAAGTGCTACCTGCGCGACGGCGACAAATGGCTGCACAAGCGGAAGACACGCGTCGTGCGCCGCACCACCGAGCCGCACTTCAAGCAGACGCTCAAGTATCAG GCAAACGAAGCCCTTGGTCGCACGCTAGTCGTGATGCTGTGGCAGCGTTGCGGCGGCTTCGAGCACAACCTGGCGCTCGGGGGCGCCGAGATCACGCTCGACAAGCTCACGCTACCACAGCGCACTTACGGCTGGTACCCGCTGTTCCCGGCCACGTCGCTCGCGGCCGACGAGTCACCCGACTGA
- the Fife gene encoding regulating synaptic membrane exocytosis protein fife isoform X3, which produces MLPTNVYSFMKKMVTTEDAASAVPGQIEAPGTFAGKLRQTLSSSLLNAQDKVTKLGPRQPEPAAEPAPAPPPAQPPPPATTAKTEREAGKAPSRAGACRVCLKALKPGEVFHTCSGCQHRVCEDCSSYSKPADNEDAKKWHCSVCRRKAAPRLPPSAQDSTDSLLDVPMLDALQRRHSEARLGGGASSTALAPPRSPELRRHSDVSPASLKELEKLKGGGTATPATESRRPSTVTPARRRSVRAPTARQRSVDDDKQDSPAHAPSLGAPPPMSRRASAVDVVGGAGAGSRRGSYRAEDTSESTPSLGLAVDEDRPIRRRGSQLPDIAALQQRTGALSAMAALSRTSDPSEPPSAAAVAAAAAAAAAARQMSVDAEAIKIVIHDVDDSSPRRVSLRRDPNDKGHRSRGFGMRVVGGKPDASGRREAVIVWTVPGGPADLAGLQQGDKVLEWGGVPLTERSFEEVCAVLERGGDSVELLVEPAPPQDDTAAPATHSSQHHHALYEPETDKSPSSPTRRKLPKTPEQERAERAARERPPARAQLQVWFEGEMRKLVVVLIAADDLPPRDHTLGYGDEPEAFARIRLLPSLESCPPVETDPASASCSPVWNATLGFSGLNADLLAGRALELTLWDACPGIDPVLIGECTMDIEKAFEQERAVWWTLEERGGTRSANASPRGSLTDDVDSIGECASLLHPDHAWVGGSRRGSSQSETLEVEVYQLGKDFSRSLPGSRRSSFQQAEKEAAEGGSGAPASRRGERRRSSCVRRDPDDILRSLRAVKGELGRTLSLSGSTARRTATGRKGSMWAAVPAACEALGADEDAVPLGPGQLPPRNAALPPLHAEINISMIMIKGQLELEISHARRVYGVNGEVPDSYVKCYLRDGDKWLHKRKTRVVRRTTEPHFKQTLKYQANEALGRTLVVMLWQRCGGFEHNLALGGAEITLDKLTLPQRTYGWYPLFPATSLAADESPD; this is translated from the exons GGAAGCGGGCAAGGCACCGTCGCGGGCGGGCGCCTGCCGCGTGTGTCTCAAGGCGCTGAAGCCAGGCGAGGTGTTCCATACCTGCAGCGGCTGCCAGCACCGCGTCTGCGAGGACTGCTCCTCCTACTCCAAGCCCGCTGACAACGAGGATGCG aaaaaatggCACTGTTCGGTGTGCCGACGCAAGGCGGCGCCGCGGCTGCCGCCGTCCGCGCAGGACAGCACGGACTCCCTGCTGGACGTGCCGATGCTGGACGCGCTGCAGCGGCGCCACTCGGAGGCGCGGCTCGGCGGCGGCGCCAGCAGCACGGCGCTCGCGCCGCCGCGCTCGCCAGAGCTGCGCCGCCACTCCGACGTCTCGCCCGCCTCGCTCAAGGAACTTGAAAAG TTAAAGGGCGGCGGCACGGCAACGCCGGCCACCGAGTCTCGCCGCCCGAGCACGGTCACGCCGGCGCGGCGCCGCTCGGTGCGCGCGCCCACCGCGCGGCAGCGCTCCGTCGACGACGACAAGCAGGACTCGCCGGCGCATGCGCCCTCACTCGGCGCGCCGCCACCCATGTCCCGGCG AGCGTCAGCAGTAGACGTGGTgggcggcgcaggcgcagggTCGCGGCGCGGCTCGTACCGCGCGGAGGACACGTCCGAGTCCACCCCCTCCCTCGGCCTGGCTGTGGACGAGGACCGGCCCATACGCCGCCGCGGCAGCCAGCT CCCCGACATAGCAGCACTACAACAAAGAACCGGAGCGCTGAGCGCGATGGCCGCTCTATCCCGCACCTCGGACCCGAGCGAACCACCATCGGCAGCGGCAGTggccgcggccgccgccgccgccgccgccgctcgaCAGATGTCGGTCGACGCTGAGGCTATCAAAATTGTCATACACGACGTGGACGACAGCTCGCCGAGGCGAGTCTCGTTACGTCGCGACCCCAATGATAAGGGACACCGAT CTCGAGGATTCGGTATGCGCGTCGTTGGCGGGAAACCGGACGCCAGTGGGCGTCGAGAGGCCGTTATCGTGTGGACAGTCCCCGGCGGGCCCGCCGACCTGGCCGGCTTGCAACAAGGAGATAAG GTGTTAGAATGGGGCGGAGTGCCTCTTACAGAGCGAAGCTTCGAGGAAGTTTGCGCGGTGTTGGAGCGCGGCGGTGACAGCGTCGAGCTGCTAGTCGAGCCCGCGCCGCCGCAGGACGACACGGCCGCGCCCGCTACGCATTCCAGTCAGCACCACCATGCCCTATACG AACCGGAAACCGACAAATCACCATCGTCGCCGACCCGAAGGAAATTGCCGAAAACCCCG GAGCAGGAGCGTGCGGAGCGTGCGGCGCGCGAGCggccgccggcgcgcgcgcagctgcaGGTGTGGTTCGAGGGCGAGATGCGCAAGCTCGTGGTGGTGCTCATCGCCGCCGACGACCTGCCGCCGCGCGACCACACGCTCGGATACGGGGACGAGCCTGAGGCGTTCGCTAGAATACGCCTCTTACCATCGCT CGAGTCGTGCCCCCCGGTGGAGACCGACCCGGCGTCCGCGTCGTGCAGCCCCGTGTGGAACGCCACGCTCGGGTTCAGCGGCCTGAACGCCGATCTCTTGGCGGGCCGCGCGCTCGAGCTCACGCTGTGGGACGCATGCCCTGGCATCGATCCTGTGCTCATTGGGGAATGCACT ATGGACATCGAGAAGGCCTTCGAGCAAGAGCGCGCGGTGTGGTGGACGCTGGAAGAGCGCGGCGGCACGCGCTCCGCCAACGCGTCCCCGCGCGGCTCTCTCACAG ATGATGTAGATTCAATCGGCGAGTGCGCGTCGCTCCTGCACCCTGATCACGCATGGGTGGGAGGCTCCCGACGCGGGTCTTCGCAGTCTGAGACCCTTGAGGTGGAGGTCTACCAGCTCGGCAAGGACTTCTCACGCTCGCTGCCTGGCTCGCGACGGTCCTCGTTCCAGCAAGCCGAGAAGG AAGCGGCGGAAGGCGGGAGCGGTGCGCCCGCGTcgcggcgcggcgagcggcgGCGCTCGTCGTGCGTGCGCCGCGACCCGGACGACATCCTGCGCTCGCTGCGCGCCGTCAAGGGCGAGCTGGGCCGCACGCTGTCGCTGTCCGGCTCTACCGCCCGGC GCACGGCGACGGGGCGCAAGGGCAGCATGTGGGCGGCGGTGCCGGCGGCGTGCGAGGCGCTGGGCGCCGACGAGGACGCCGTGCCGCTCGGCCCGGGCCAGCTGCCGCCGAGGAACGCCGCGCTGCCGCCGCTACACGCCGAGATCAACATCAGCATGATCATGATAAAAGGACAGCTTGAGCTTGAG ATATCTCACGCGCGGCGCGTGTACGGCGTAAACGGCGAGGTGCCGGACTCTTACGTCAAGTGCTACCTGCGCGACGGCGACAAATGGCTGCACAAGCGGAAGACACGCGTCGTGCGCCGCACCACCGAGCCGCACTTCAAGCAGACGCTCAAGTATCAG GCAAACGAAGCCCTTGGTCGCACGCTAGTCGTGATGCTGTGGCAGCGTTGCGGCGGCTTCGAGCACAACCTGGCGCTCGGGGGCGCCGAGATCACGCTCGACAAGCTCACGCTACCACAGCGCACTTACGGCTGGTACCCGCTGTTCCCGGCCACGTCGCTCGCGGCCGACGAGTCACCCGACTGA
- the Fife gene encoding regulating synaptic membrane exocytosis protein fife isoform X1: MLPTNVYSFMKKMVTTEDAASAVPGQIEAPGTFAGKLRQTLSSSLLNAQDKVTKLGPRQPEPAAEPAPAPPPAQPPPPATTAKTEREAGKAPSRAGACRVCLKALKPGEVFHTCSGCQHRVCEDCSSYSKPADNEDAKKWHCSVCRRKAAPRLPPSAQDSTDSLLDVPMLDALQRRHSEARLGGGASSTALAPPRSPELRRHSDVSPASLKELEKLKGGGTATPATESRRPSTVTPARRRSVRAPTARQRSVDDDKQDSPAHAPSLGAPPPMSRRASAVDVVGGAGAGSRRGSYRAEDTSESTPSLGLAVDEDRPIRRRGSQLPDIAALQQRTGALSAMAALSRTSDPSEPPSAAAVAAAAAAAAAARQMSVDAEAIKIVIHDVDDSSPRRVSLRRDPNDKGHRSRGFGMRVVGGKPDASGRREAVIVWTVPGGPADLAGLQQGDKVLEWGGVPLTERSFEEVCAVLERGGDSVELLVEPAPPQDDTAAPATHSSQHHHALYEPETDKSPSSPTRRKLPKTPEQERAERAARERPPARAQLQVWFEGEMRKLVVVLIAADDLPPRDHTLGYGDEPEAFARIRLLPSLESCPPVETDPASASCSPVWNATLGFSGLNADLLAGRALELTLWDACPGIDPVLIGECTMDIEKAFEQERAVWWTLEERGGTRSANASPRGSLTGARALRRGDFASQRSISDDVDSIGECASLLHPDHAWVGGSRRGSSQSETLEVEVYQLGKDFSRSLPGSRRSSFQQAEKEAAEGGSGAPASRRGERRRSSCVRRDPDDILRSLRAVKGELGRTLSLSGSTARRTATGRKGSMWAAVPAACEALGADEDAVPLGPGQLPPRNAALPPLHAEINISMIMIKGQLELEISHARRVYGVNGEVPDSYVKCYLRDGDKWLHKRKTRVVRRTTEPHFKQTLKYQANEALGRTLVVMLWQRCGGFEHNLALGGAEITLDKLTLPQRTYGWYPLFPATSLAADESPD, encoded by the exons GGAAGCGGGCAAGGCACCGTCGCGGGCGGGCGCCTGCCGCGTGTGTCTCAAGGCGCTGAAGCCAGGCGAGGTGTTCCATACCTGCAGCGGCTGCCAGCACCGCGTCTGCGAGGACTGCTCCTCCTACTCCAAGCCCGCTGACAACGAGGATGCG aaaaaatggCACTGTTCGGTGTGCCGACGCAAGGCGGCGCCGCGGCTGCCGCCGTCCGCGCAGGACAGCACGGACTCCCTGCTGGACGTGCCGATGCTGGACGCGCTGCAGCGGCGCCACTCGGAGGCGCGGCTCGGCGGCGGCGCCAGCAGCACGGCGCTCGCGCCGCCGCGCTCGCCAGAGCTGCGCCGCCACTCCGACGTCTCGCCCGCCTCGCTCAAGGAACTTGAAAAG TTAAAGGGCGGCGGCACGGCAACGCCGGCCACCGAGTCTCGCCGCCCGAGCACGGTCACGCCGGCGCGGCGCCGCTCGGTGCGCGCGCCCACCGCGCGGCAGCGCTCCGTCGACGACGACAAGCAGGACTCGCCGGCGCATGCGCCCTCACTCGGCGCGCCGCCACCCATGTCCCGGCG AGCGTCAGCAGTAGACGTGGTgggcggcgcaggcgcagggTCGCGGCGCGGCTCGTACCGCGCGGAGGACACGTCCGAGTCCACCCCCTCCCTCGGCCTGGCTGTGGACGAGGACCGGCCCATACGCCGCCGCGGCAGCCAGCT CCCCGACATAGCAGCACTACAACAAAGAACCGGAGCGCTGAGCGCGATGGCCGCTCTATCCCGCACCTCGGACCCGAGCGAACCACCATCGGCAGCGGCAGTggccgcggccgccgccgccgccgccgccgctcgaCAGATGTCGGTCGACGCTGAGGCTATCAAAATTGTCATACACGACGTGGACGACAGCTCGCCGAGGCGAGTCTCGTTACGTCGCGACCCCAATGATAAGGGACACCGAT CTCGAGGATTCGGTATGCGCGTCGTTGGCGGGAAACCGGACGCCAGTGGGCGTCGAGAGGCCGTTATCGTGTGGACAGTCCCCGGCGGGCCCGCCGACCTGGCCGGCTTGCAACAAGGAGATAAG GTGTTAGAATGGGGCGGAGTGCCTCTTACAGAGCGAAGCTTCGAGGAAGTTTGCGCGGTGTTGGAGCGCGGCGGTGACAGCGTCGAGCTGCTAGTCGAGCCCGCGCCGCCGCAGGACGACACGGCCGCGCCCGCTACGCATTCCAGTCAGCACCACCATGCCCTATACG AACCGGAAACCGACAAATCACCATCGTCGCCGACCCGAAGGAAATTGCCGAAAACCCCG GAGCAGGAGCGTGCGGAGCGTGCGGCGCGCGAGCggccgccggcgcgcgcgcagctgcaGGTGTGGTTCGAGGGCGAGATGCGCAAGCTCGTGGTGGTGCTCATCGCCGCCGACGACCTGCCGCCGCGCGACCACACGCTCGGATACGGGGACGAGCCTGAGGCGTTCGCTAGAATACGCCTCTTACCATCGCT CGAGTCGTGCCCCCCGGTGGAGACCGACCCGGCGTCCGCGTCGTGCAGCCCCGTGTGGAACGCCACGCTCGGGTTCAGCGGCCTGAACGCCGATCTCTTGGCGGGCCGCGCGCTCGAGCTCACGCTGTGGGACGCATGCCCTGGCATCGATCCTGTGCTCATTGGGGAATGCACT ATGGACATCGAGAAGGCCTTCGAGCAAGAGCGCGCGGTGTGGTGGACGCTGGAAGAGCGCGGCGGCACGCGCTCCGCCAACGCGTCCCCGCGCGGCTCTCTCACAGGTGCGCGCGCGCTGCGACGCGGCGACTTTGCCTCGCAACGCTCTATATCAG ATGATGTAGATTCAATCGGCGAGTGCGCGTCGCTCCTGCACCCTGATCACGCATGGGTGGGAGGCTCCCGACGCGGGTCTTCGCAGTCTGAGACCCTTGAGGTGGAGGTCTACCAGCTCGGCAAGGACTTCTCACGCTCGCTGCCTGGCTCGCGACGGTCCTCGTTCCAGCAAGCCGAGAAGG AAGCGGCGGAAGGCGGGAGCGGTGCGCCCGCGTcgcggcgcggcgagcggcgGCGCTCGTCGTGCGTGCGCCGCGACCCGGACGACATCCTGCGCTCGCTGCGCGCCGTCAAGGGCGAGCTGGGCCGCACGCTGTCGCTGTCCGGCTCTACCGCCCGGC GCACGGCGACGGGGCGCAAGGGCAGCATGTGGGCGGCGGTGCCGGCGGCGTGCGAGGCGCTGGGCGCCGACGAGGACGCCGTGCCGCTCGGCCCGGGCCAGCTGCCGCCGAGGAACGCCGCGCTGCCGCCGCTACACGCCGAGATCAACATCAGCATGATCATGATAAAAGGACAGCTTGAGCTTGAG ATATCTCACGCGCGGCGCGTGTACGGCGTAAACGGCGAGGTGCCGGACTCTTACGTCAAGTGCTACCTGCGCGACGGCGACAAATGGCTGCACAAGCGGAAGACACGCGTCGTGCGCCGCACCACCGAGCCGCACTTCAAGCAGACGCTCAAGTATCAG GCAAACGAAGCCCTTGGTCGCACGCTAGTCGTGATGCTGTGGCAGCGTTGCGGCGGCTTCGAGCACAACCTGGCGCTCGGGGGCGCCGAGATCACGCTCGACAAGCTCACGCTACCACAGCGCACTTACGGCTGGTACCCGCTGTTCCCGGCCACGTCGCTCGCGGCCGACGAGTCACCCGACTGA